In the Leifsonia sp. 466MF genome, one interval contains:
- a CDS encoding MerR family transcriptional regulator, whose amino-acid sequence MRIGELSRRTGVVTRLLRYYEEQGLLESTRSPNGYRDYAEEEVDTVLRIRGLLASGMTTRLIRMLLDMEGVRGTVSAAQCTRTVAGEVAEELARVEERLRCLSQSRETMREWLTTAGYPELLGQPA is encoded by the coding sequence ATGAGAATCGGTGAGCTCTCCCGGCGCACGGGTGTCGTCACCCGTCTCCTGCGCTACTACGAGGAGCAGGGGCTCCTCGAGTCGACGCGGTCGCCCAACGGATATCGGGACTACGCCGAAGAGGAGGTCGACACCGTCCTGCGGATCCGCGGCCTGCTCGCCTCGGGGATGACGACCCGGCTCATCCGCATGCTCCTCGACATGGAGGGCGTGCGGGGAACCGTGTCCGCCGCTCAGTGCACCCGGACGGTCGCCGGAGAGGTTGCGGAGGAACTCGCCCGCGTCGAGGAGCGGTTGCGCTGCCTCTCGCAGAGCCGCGAAACGATGCGGGAGTGGCTCACGACGGCCGGCTATCCGGAACTCCTCGGCCAACCGGCCTGA
- a CDS encoding TetR/AcrR family transcriptional regulator — protein sequence MAASTRTSATSDAVAPAANRPKRSDARQNVTALTEAAKAVFAESGVEAPVRAIADRAGVGVGTLYRHFPLRSDLISAVFRAEIDACADAATEIEATYPPGEALDRWIMRYTQFVGTKRGLAAALHSGDPAYEPLADYFSTHLSPTLDRLLAAARAAGDIEQEVDAAELLGAVANLCHGAGPKGGVSPRADRMVRILLAGLRAPADEV from the coding sequence ATGGCCGCCAGCACCCGCACCTCGGCGACCTCGGACGCCGTCGCGCCCGCGGCGAACCGGCCGAAGCGCTCCGACGCCCGCCAGAACGTCACCGCGCTGACCGAGGCCGCGAAGGCGGTCTTCGCCGAGTCCGGAGTGGAGGCACCCGTGCGCGCCATCGCCGACCGTGCGGGCGTCGGCGTCGGGACGCTCTACCGGCACTTCCCCCTGCGGTCGGACCTCATCTCGGCGGTCTTCCGCGCCGAGATCGACGCCTGCGCCGACGCGGCGACCGAGATCGAGGCGACCTACCCGCCGGGCGAGGCGCTGGATCGCTGGATCATGCGCTACACGCAGTTCGTCGGCACGAAGCGCGGCCTCGCCGCAGCGCTCCACTCCGGCGACCCCGCCTACGAGCCGCTGGCCGACTATTTCTCCACACACCTCAGCCCGACGCTCGATCGCCTCCTCGCCGCGGCGCGGGCGGCCGGCGACATCGAGCAGGAGGTGGATGCGGCCGAGCTGCTCGGCGCCGTCGCCAACCTCTGCCACGGCGCCGGCCCGAAGGGCGGGGTCTCGCCGCGAGCCGACCGCATGGTGCGCATCCTGCTGGCCGGGCTGCGGGCGCCCGCCGACGAGGTCTGA
- a CDS encoding aldo/keto reductase gives MQYRTLGRTGIKVSPYALGAMMLGALGNPDRADGVRVIHRALDAGINFIDTADRYGDSEEVVGEAIAGRRDDVVLATKFWGPVDDDINHRGASRRWIMQAVERSLRNLKTDHIDLYQLHRPDPDTDIDETLSALTDLVRQGKVRAIGSSSMRGSEIVEAQWMSERRGYERFRTEQPNYSILDREIEREILPVAQRYGMGTLVYSPLAGGTLTGRYRAGGENDNFRSTRTGMRHFRDERRLAAVEELIQLSDEVGVKLTHLAMAFVIAHPGVTSAIAGPRTMEQLEDTLAGVDVALSDDVLDRIDAIVPPGESIGAMDMVYRGPEVGDASLRRRPAAARSAA, from the coding sequence ATGCAGTATCGAACTCTCGGCCGCACCGGCATCAAGGTCAGCCCGTACGCGCTCGGCGCGATGATGCTCGGGGCGCTCGGAAACCCCGATCGCGCGGACGGTGTCCGCGTCATCCACCGCGCGCTCGACGCCGGCATCAACTTCATCGACACCGCGGACCGCTACGGCGACTCCGAGGAGGTCGTCGGCGAGGCCATCGCCGGCCGCCGCGACGACGTCGTGCTCGCCACCAAGTTCTGGGGACCGGTCGACGATGACATCAATCACCGCGGCGCATCCCGGCGCTGGATCATGCAGGCCGTCGAGCGCTCGCTCCGGAACCTGAAGACGGACCATATCGACCTCTACCAGCTGCACCGACCGGACCCGGACACCGACATCGACGAGACCCTCTCCGCACTCACCGACCTGGTGCGGCAGGGCAAAGTGCGGGCGATCGGCTCGTCCTCGATGCGCGGCTCGGAGATCGTCGAGGCGCAGTGGATGTCGGAGCGCCGCGGCTACGAGCGGTTCCGTACCGAGCAGCCGAACTACTCCATCCTCGACCGTGAGATCGAGCGCGAGATCCTCCCGGTCGCCCAGCGATACGGCATGGGAACCCTCGTCTACAGCCCGCTGGCCGGTGGAACGCTCACCGGCCGCTACCGGGCCGGAGGCGAGAACGACAACTTCCGGTCGACCCGGACGGGGATGCGTCACTTCCGCGACGAGCGCCGGCTGGCGGCGGTCGAGGAGCTCATCCAGCTCTCCGACGAGGTGGGCGTGAAGCTCACCCACCTGGCCATGGCCTTCGTCATCGCGCACCCGGGCGTCACCTCGGCGATCGCGGGACCGCGCACGATGGAGCAGCTGGAGGACACGCTCGCCGGGGTGGATGTCGCACTGTCGGACGACGTGCTCGACCGGATCGACGCGATCGTGCCGCCCGGCGAGAGCATCGGGGCGATGGACATGGTCTACCGCGGCCCCGAGGTCGGCGACGCGTCTCTCCGCCGTCGTCCGGCCGCCGCGCGATCGGCGGCATAG